The sequence below is a genomic window from Dictyostelium discoideum AX4 chromosome 5 chromosome, whole genome shotgun sequence.
ataaaaaagatgaatAACCAATTAGTTCCACAAAATGCAGCAGCCGCAGCCGCAGCCGCAGCcgcagcagcagcagcagcagcagcaaaTAGTTTAAAATCAAGAAAACCATATACAATCTCAAAACAAAGAGAAAATTGGACAGATGAAGAACATCAAAAGTTTTTAGAAGCTTTGACATTATTTGACAGAGATTGGAAAAAGATTGAATCTTTTGTTGGTAGTAAAACAGTTATACAGGtatgttttttatattattttagtaattttaaaattatatagaTTTACAGAAATAGagagagagaaaaaaaaaaaaaaaaaaaaaaaaaaaaaatttatttaaaaattaataaatatatatattttaaatatttaatagatTAGAAGTCATGcacaaaaatattttataaaagttcaaaaaaacaatacaGGTGAAAGAATACCACCACCAAGaccaaaaagaaaatcaattcaaccatatccacaaaaacaaaaacatgATGGAATGGGAGCATTTATACCAGATTCATTATCGGGTAATCACTTTATAAGTAGTTCATCATTTGCAACATGGATGACCTATAGAGGATTAATGCCAAATATATCGGAATCACAAATTAATCCAAGTGATCTTCAAAAACAATTGGAACAATTACAACAGGCCCAACAATATATTCAACAAGCCGTTACAACTGCACAGAGTTCACAAAGAAATGGTGGGTTACCACCAAATCCTTCAagtaataatggtggtacCACTCTAACACCAAACTTTCCAAAAATCTATGCATTCCTTTCAAATCTATTCGAATCAAATGGTACCTCTTTCACTGAGGCTTTATCAGATCTATCAATGATTGATCGTGAAACAATGCAAATTCTAATGCATAATTTAGCAATCAATCTTGCAAATCAACAATATAGAGATAATCATCAAACACTTTCTGAACAATATAGAATGAAAAGAGATGAGGATGAAGATTTAAATGCCATTATGATTTCACCAAGAAATTCAACTGGAAATATAAATGTCTCTGGTGAtttttatgataataatagtaataataataataataataataataataataataacaataataataataataataataacaacaataataacaataataataataataataataataataataataataataataacaataataataataataataataataataataatggtggtgatttTGGTGATCAAAACCATTCAAATATGGTTAATTTAGGaaactattataataatcatccAAATCAAAATACTATTAATGCtttatattctttaaatcaaCCTTCAACACTTTCAAATAATCCTTTAAATATGGTGGGAAATTTAAATCCTCAAAAACAACCaccttttaatttaaatctaaatatgCAATctggtttttaaaaaaaaaaaaaaaacagaaccaaaaaaaaaaaaaaaagaaaaaaaagaaaaaaaaaaaaaaaaaaaaaaaatagaatatgtatttatttttttaaactctttcgtaaaaagtaaaaaaaaaaaaaagtaatcaaGAAAATTTCgaaatttaaacaaaacaaaaaaagtattttttttaaagtgaatgtaaaataaataaaataatttaaaaaaaaaaaaaaaaaaaaaaaacccccaattttaaatttttttttgatcttttttttttttgtgcgAATCAAAGAAAAGTCTTTTTTTGtgcaaatcaaaaaaaaaaaaattaataattttattttttttttttttaatttttttttttttttttttccatcaAAAAcagattgaaaaaaaaaaattttaaaaaaacaaaaaaaaaaaaattttcaactattttaatttgttttttttttttattaatctaaacacattttaaaaaaaaaagataaaatggGTCAAGGAAATTCTAAATTATCAAgtgatgatattaaaaaaataatgagcAAAACTAATTATACTAGTGAGCAAGTTAGTCAAATCTTAAAGGATTATCAATCAGTTAATCAAGATAGTAAAGGTCTTTCATTGGAAGAGTTTAAATCATTCTTTTCAATTAGATTTAAAGATTATGATGATGCTTCAATTTTACATATGTTCAAAATTTTCGATAGCGATaaagtatttattttttattttatttttaaaattttctatttttttttattattattttaaaacacaAAATTgactaaaaaattattattattattattattattattattttaattttagaatgGTAGAATtagttttaaagaatttgttgggtaattattattattattatattattattattatattattattatattattattttattaacaatatatatatatttttttttaattataatttatagtgcattatttataattacaaAATCACCAGTTTCAGATAaactttcatttttattcGATATGTTTGATCGTGATTTAAATGGATATTTAGATTTAGAGGAAAGTTATAATATCCTTAAATTAGCATTAAATACAAGTGTTGGTTTAGGTTTCGATGTTAGTCAAGCTGGAAGTTTTGCTGAAGGTTTATTAAATAGTATGAATAGAAATTCACATGGTGGTATTACAAAAGAagaattcattaaaaaagcCTCTGTCAATGATACCTTTGTTAGAATGTTATGTTTATATCAAAGCTATGATACTTTATtatactaaaaaaataataaaataataaaaaaataaaataataaaaaaaaaagataatcatGGAACAGTGGTAttggtaaaataaaataaaagtgcAATGATTACAAAAATCtgtaaattgaaaaaaaataaaaataaattaaaaaaatttaaaacaaacatAAAATACctattttttacatttttaaatattttataatattttattataattattatcattattattattattattattattgttattattattattattattattattattattattattaaagggGAGGGTAGCAGTTATTTAGTAtggtttttcatttttttttatttttttttttagtcgGTTATTCAATTTATTGTTGTTTGACATGATCAATCTTTTCAACTTTAACTTGACCATCGATTAACTTGTAGATATAAactgtaatattattactttgtACATCCATTAAAACAAAAGATGGGATGACATCActatgaattaaaaaaaaaaaaaaaaaaaaaaaaaaaaaaaagtgttagTAAGAGTTtccaggttttttttttattatttttataaatttaaaaataaacatactTTGAAATATTACTAAAAGCACCAGTTGCAGAACCTGGATTAACAAAAAGTTTACCATTTGATTCAAAAACTTCGAGTACATGAGTATGACCACTAATAAGAACATCAACATCTAATTGTCTTTGAAGAGCAGCTAAAGATGCTCTATCACCCCAAGGTACAATTTGGTGACCATGACAAAgaccaaatttaaattgtcCAATTGAAACGATTTTAGTATCTGGATAAGAAGtgttctaaatttttttttttcgagtgtgtttatttttattttttaaattccaaaaattaataatcattgTGCGCCAttgtattttatattatttttgaatatatCCTTATATTCAAATCATTTGTCcaattcttcttttttttttttttttttttttgtttgacctgttttttttatttttcattattattaatattattattattattattatttacatacCTCGTCTAAATCACCTCTAACAATATGAACATCACTTGTTAAAACTTTGAAATAATCAtgaatttcttttgaaaCTAAATTACCTGTACAAAGAATGTGTTGAATTTTCTCTGGAAcctaattatataatttttatttatttatttatattaataaatattaaatatttaaaataaagtaCTTGGAACTAGGGAagttgattaaaaaaataataaaaataaaaataaaaataaaaataaaaataaaattgatttatacaTACTAAAAGTTTTTTGAACTCTGGTGGAATACCATAAGATCTGTGTGGAACGTGTACATCACCAATTGCAATAATAAACTATATAAAAAGTTATAAAAAGTGGTTTAAATATGAGTTATTAGAAATGGttactaattttattattatcatcattattgttattattattatcattattattattattaatatcttaaaaattatacCATTTCGtgtaatatatataaaaatatttattttaaaaaaaaaaaaaatatatgaaataaaaaaaaaaaaaaaaaaaaaaaatcaaaagaattttttttttttattttttttttatttttttattttttttttatggcaTTTTCCTCAAAtcctttcattttttttttttattttttaatttattttattttatttttttttatattgtttaaaaacaaggtcaagatttaattaatttattttttcgattgaaattaaaaaataaaaataaaaaataaaaataaaaaataaaaatcaaaaattaaaggtAACTTTAAttctattctttttttttttttttttaaaataaaacaataaaattaatgaaaataaaaaaattaactaattcttttttttttaaaataaaacaataaaattaataaaaataaaaaaattaactaattctttttttttttttttttataaaaaaaattttttttttaaaatctattctttctttaaaataaaaaacaatcacaaaaattaaaaaagaaagtgaaaaaaaaaaaaaaaaaaaaaaatctataattAAACTATTGGGAATggtccaaaaaaaaaaaaaaaattaccaaaattattggttgaactgaaaaaaaaaaaaagtggggTATTCTATGAAAATATCTCTAAAGATTTTggtcaatttatttttttggtaGTTTTAccctatttaattttttttttttatggtaatattaaaaggaatatttttttttttttatggtaaCATTAaaaggaattttttttttctaccaatcattattttttttatcaaataaataaataataaacaaacatATACAATGATTGATTCAGAGATAGAGTTAAATAAAGTAATAGTAGTACCATTAATATCAAAAGATTCATTAGATATTAATGATGCAAAAAATTACTATGGAACCGAGTTACACCCAAATCAACCAATTCCAACAATAGTTTCAACTCAATCTGAAGTGAATTCTTTAGTTAATCAAAAATCTGgtaataatcaacaattgGCCAATGAAGAAAGATtagttatattattaaaacaacaagaggtagaaaaagataaaacatttgatacaaataaatattttaacgAATTATCAACAGATTTATTTGgaaagaatttaattcatACTGAAGTAATTAGTTCAACACAAGATATAatgttaaaatatttaacatATACTCGTCAAGGATTAGTAATGATTGCAGATCAACAAACCGATGGTAGAGGACGTGATGGAAATAAATTCTTGTCTCCATTGGGATGTTTGTTAATGTCATTCAAATGTAAACAAACTGATTGTAACAAATTACCATTCCTTCAATATTTGACTGGTATGGCAATGGTCGAAGCAATTCACTCTTTCCCAATTGCATCTGATTTAAATCTTAGTTTGAAATGGCCAAATGAAATCTTTACTAAGGAAGCAGGTATTAAGCTTGGTGGAGTCCTCTGTGAACCAAAATATCTTAACAATGAATTTGATGTTGtcattggtgttggtgtttatctttcaaattcaaataatccaTCAACAACtgtaaatcaattaattcaccagaaacaacaacatggatcttctttatcatcaacaacaacaagtacTGATATtccaatttatattaatagaGAAGAATTGGTTTCAAAATTCTTTAACAAATTCGAACCAATGTTTATGGAGTTTACAAGAGATGGCTTTAATGCAGATCTTGAAAATAGATACACTGACTTATGGATGCATACAAATCAAATTGTAAAAGTAAAAGAAAGAGATTACCATCATGTTAAAATCATTGGTATTTCTGATAGAGGTTTCCTTAAAGTTATTGAATGTGATGCTGGTGGTAATTCATCTCCAAACTCTCAAATCGTTGAACTAAACCCAGAAAGTACTTCATTtgatattcaaaatttaattttaatgcaAAAATcacaataatcaaaataaataattaaaataaataatttaatattggttTTGTTTTGGTTTGTGTTTTTCCTGttaatgttaatttttttttattataaggagacctttttttttttattatttatcattcATTTCTTATAacttgttttttattttgaaaaatagatttaaaataaaaaaaaaaaaaaaaaaaattataattattataaattcttcatagaatagaatttaaaaagtacTTTTtgatttggaaaaaaaaaaaaaaaaaataaaaaaaaagtttttaaaaaaaaaaaaaaaaaatgtttgaaaatggaaatttttttttatttctagtTAGATGTGTGTCTTTTTCAACTTACTTTTTTAAGTGGTTAACTGgatgaatttattataattattcttttttttttttacaaaggtaatgaaatataaatttttttttattttttttttttttgttataaaaaggaaattttttttgttatttaaacccaatttttttttttttttttaatattaatagtaattattttttttttccttccctcattattttttttaaataataaataaacatataCAATGATTGATTCAGAtatagaattaaataaaataatagtagtaccATTAATATCAAAAGATTCATTAGATATTAATGATGCAAAAAATTACTATGGAACCGAGTTATACCCAAATCAACCAATTCCAACCATAGTTTCAGCTCAATCTGAAGTagattctttaattaatcaaacttctggtaataatgatgaagaaagattagttttattattaaaacaacaacaacaagaggtagaaaaagataaaacatttgatacaaataaatattttaacgaattatcaacaattttatttggaaagaatttaattcattCTGAAGTAATTAGTTCAACACAAGATATAatgttaaaatatttaacatATACTCGTCAAGGATTAGTAATGATTGCAGACCAACAAACCAAAGGTAGAGGACGTGGTGTAAATAAATTCTTGTCTCCATTGGGATGTTTGTTAATGTCATTCAAATGTAAACAAACTGATGGTAATAAATTACCATTCCTTCAATATTTGGCTGGTATGGCAATGGTCGAAGCAATTCACTCTTTCCCAAGTGCATCTGATTTAAATCTTCGTTTGAAGTGGCCAAACGATATCTATAGTAATGAACCAGGTATGAAAGTTGGTGGTGTCCTCTGTGAATCAAATTATCTTAACAATGAATTTGATGTTGtcattggtgttggtgttaatctttcaaattcaaataatccaTCAACAactataaatcaattaattcaaaagaaaaaatatggattttcatcatcatcattggCAACAAGTACTGATATTCCAATTTATATTAGTAGAGAAGAATTGGTTTCAAAATTCTTTAACAAATTCGAACCAATGTTTATGGAATTTACAAGAGATGGCTTTAATGCAGATCTTGAAAATAGATACACTGACTTATGGATGCATACAAatcaaattgtaaaatttaaagaaagagATAACCATCATGTTAAAATCATTGGTATTTCTGATAGTGGTTTCCTTAAAGCTATTGAATGTGATGCTGATGGTAATACATCTTCTGACTCTGAAACCGTTGAGCTTCACCCAGATGGTACTTCATTTGATATTCAAAACTTAATTTTAATGCAAAaatcacaacaaccaaaatagataaaaaaaaaaaaatttttagtaatcactttttttcccaatattttctttacagaataataaataataaataaataataaataaataataaatatatatattttttatcataatttattttatttttattatttatttgtattaaaatgagtttaaaaaaaaaaaaaaaaaaattaaatttgaaaaataatattaacccAACAGACGAGAAAGAGAGAaccagattttttttttttttttttttttgatatcgAACCCCATTTCCTTTAAGAAAAAacttaaataattaaaaaaaaaatatgaatagATATTATTTAAGACCCATATATAATTTCCCacactatttttattattatttatttataatatttaattttattcaatttattctaaatttattacccattgtaaatatttataatttaaatcagtttttaatatttctacTGAATATTGTGAAAAATCACTTGATTTAATTacaccaatttcaaaataatattgaacaaTTTCAACTAGATCTTCTGATATTGCAAATTCAACCAAtctatcattaattttaaaatagttgGGTACATACTTTAAACATAAATCCCATAGAtgtatattatttgtttggccattgaatataaaatttattcttGCAGTATTTGAAGgacttttttcaatttctctaaaagtaattaaaatgaattctaaatgattttcaaaaagaaatttaaagaattgataaaattttgtttcaaataatttcaaaaagagGTTGTGGTCTTTTAATGtttcaattgtttcat
It includes:
- the mybG gene encoding myb domain-containing protein; the protein is MNNQLVPQNAAAAAAAAAAAAAAAAANSLKSRKPYTISKQRENWTDEEHQKFLEALTLFDRDWKKIESFVGSKTVIQIRSHAQKYFIKVQKNNTGERIPPPRPKRKSIQPYPQKQKHDGMGAFIPDSLSGNHFISSSSFATWMTYRGLMPNISESQINPSDLQKQLEQLQQAQQYIQQAVTTAQSSQRNGGLPPNPSSNNGGTTLTPNFPKIYAFLSNLFESNGTSFTEALSDLSMIDRETMQILMHNLAINLANQQYRDNHQTLSEQYRMKRDEDEDLNAIMISPRNSTGNINVSGDFYDNNSNNNNNNNNNNNNNNNNNNNNNNNNNNNNNNNNNNNNNNNNNNNNNNNNNNGGDFGDQNHSNMVNLGNYYNNHPNQNTINALYSLNQPSTLSNNPLNMVGNLNPQKQPPFNLNLNMQSGF
- the cbpL gene encoding NCS-1/frequenin-related protein — encoded protein: MGQGNSKLSSDDIKKIMSKTNYTSEQVSQILKDYQSVNQDSKGLSLEEFKSFFSIRFKDYDDASILHMFKIFDSDKNGRISFKEFVGALFIITKSPVSDKLSFLFDMFDRDLNGYLDLEESYNILKLALNTSVGLGFDVSQAGSFAEGLLNSMNRNSHGGITKEEFIKKASVNDTFVRMLCLYQSYDTLLY
- the vps29 gene encoding metallophosphoesterase domain-containing protein, which codes for MFIIAIGDVHVPHRSYGIPPEFKKLLVPEKIQHILCTGNLVSKEIHDYFKVLTSDVHIVRGDLDENTSYPDTKIVSIGQFKFGLCHGHQIVPWGDRASLAALQRQLDVDVLISGHTHVLEVFESNGKLFVNPGSATGAFSNISNDVIPSFVLMDVQSNNITVYIYKLIDGQVKVEKIDHVKQQ
- the hlcs2 gene encoding biotin--[acetyl-CoA-carboxylase] ligase 2 (Similar to acetyl-CoA-carboxylase); amino-acid sequence: MIDSEIELNKVIVVPLISKDSLDINDAKNYYGTELHPNQPIPTIVSTQSEVNSLVNQKSGNNQQLANEERLVILLKQQEVEKDKTFDTNKYFNELSTDLFGKNLIHTEVISSTQDIMLKYLTYTRQGLVMIADQQTDGRGRDGNKFLSPLGCLLMSFKCKQTDCNKLPFLQYLTGMAMVEAIHSFPIASDLNLSLKWPNEIFTKEAGIKLGGVLCEPKYLNNEFDVVIGVGVYLSNSNNPSTTVNQLIHQKQQHGSSLSSTTTSTDIPIYINREELVSKFFNKFEPMFMEFTRDGFNADLENRYTDLWMHTNQIVKVKERDYHHVKIIGISDRGFLKVIECDAGGNSSPNSQIVELNPESTSFDIQNLILMQKSQ
- the hlcs1 gene encoding biotin--[acetyl-CoA-carboxylase] ligase 1 (Similar to acetyl-CoA-carboxylase) — its product is MIDSDIELNKIIVVPLISKDSLDINDAKNYYGTELYPNQPIPTIVSAQSEVDSLINQTSGNNDEERLVLLLKQQQQEVEKDKTFDTNKYFNELSTILFGKNLIHSEVISSTQDIMLKYLTYTRQGLVMIADQQTKGRGRGVNKFLSPLGCLLMSFKCKQTDGNKLPFLQYLAGMAMVEAIHSFPSASDLNLRLKWPNDIYSNEPGMKVGGVLCESNYLNNEFDVVIGVGVNLSNSNNPSTTINQLIQKKKYGFSSSSLATSTDIPIYISREELVSKFFNKFEPMFMEFTRDGFNADLENRYTDLWMHTNQIVKFKERDNHHVKIIGISDSGFLKAIECDADGNTSSDSETVELHPDGTSFDIQNLILMQKSQQPK